The nucleotide window acttTGCTTAGGTTTGGTAAAGTAAAATTCTGCTTGCATGCTTCAGTTTTAAACCACAACTACTCCATTCTTCTTGCAGGTTAATAATGGCGTTGTTCGTTTTGAAACCCTTGATTTTGCTCTCTGCAATGGTGGTTCTTTTCCTGTCCTTCACGCCCATGTACATgttaaaagtacagaaaactCAAATTGAAGGTAATTGTCTTCATTAGAAATGCATGGGATCTTGCTTTTTCTCCGACACAGTTCTTGATTAGGTGTGCAGATAAGTGCTACCGGGAGAGAAATGTGGTTTAAATCCTTCCCAGATTCAATCCCTCCCCATTTTAATTAACAACTCTTTCCCATACTGCCAGCTCCGAGGCTATGATTCCTTTGAAGATTACATCTACTGCATTGAGTTTGGCAAATTCAAGCAATTCATGAAGGCCAAGCAAAGGGATCATGTCAGCATTGTATATGCTCTCCGTGTTCCATTTTTTTGCTTACTTGTTCTGCTGACTCATCTCCTCACTTTTTgcgattttttgtttgtttttcattttcctgctttgatgacattttctgtttttttttttctcttcccctggaattttaaaattctgaaattttttgaaaagaaatacaCAACAAGTGAAGTGATACTTTCCGATGCATGTAGTTCATATTTTACAACTCCTATTATTGCAGAGGCCAAAGATAGAAATTCCTTCTGGTGTCTCTCTTGTGCAAATGTCACGCAAGACTCCTGTGATGAGAATCTGAACAAGACGATCTGTCCAAAAGCAGATTCATGCATTCTCATCTCCACGAAAACCTTTTTTACCCGAAAATGCGCGAACTCTGAATTGCGCAAATTGATGACAAAAAAGGGAAATTGCAGCAAAACTGCCTTCAACACCATGGAATGCTCAGTTGCTGGGAAGAAAAAGTACCGCGTATCTTGGTGCAAGAAACCAGGATGCAAAGCAGGTTTTTGGTGTTCTACTTGTCAGAGTTCCTCGCCGGAAGCATGCGATGCTTCATCGAAGAACTCAACTTGCCCAAAAGCAGATTCCTGCATGGTATTCCAAAGTGAAAAAGTCTTTGCTCGGAAATGCGTCAATAAAGCGTTTATTGACGAGATCACCAATGGTTGCTTGAATATAAGTGCCGCCTCCCGGTCTTGCAATGACGATAAGCGTCACACATCATATCAAGTCGCGTGGTGTGACAGACCTGGCTGCAAAGCTGAAATTCCCAGCGTTTTCATAAAAGGCAAGAAACGCCTAGGTGTTTTTCTACACAACTCTGGATCGACAGCAAAAGGACGCTATTAATCTGCGTCTTACTTCTATTCCTGAATAGAATAAGCACTTCATTTAATCAATTGTagattttttcgctttttttacgCATATATACCTACTTCTTTTTTAGACCATTTGTGTCTTTAATGCTTTACCAAACATTTATCGATTACAACTGGGAAAAGGTCTTTATTTTGTGAAATACAGAAATGTCATGTTACATTGACAAATTCTGGTTGTATTCATCCAGAGATGCATGAAGACAAATAAACATTCTGTTAGGGATTTTAGTATTTTCCTTTGTTACTGAGCCTTCCAGCGACACCCATTGAGCATCAATTAAAGAGAAGTGACTTGGCGAAACTCGTGAAAAATCCAAGTATTCTTAACAAGAGTTGAGATAGCGGAAGTCTGCCATTGAGCTAGATATCTTTTGTTAAGATAACAAGATATCTTTTGATAAGAGAACAACAACGATAACAAGGCCGATAGcgataacaataatgataacgatagCAATAATGAGGACGATATCAAtgaggatgatgatgacgacaacgataacaacaacaaaaataacagaaaacaGTAACCATGGCAAAAAGCgatataaacaaataataatagtcagCCTAAAAAGCCACTGACCTTGAGTTATTATAAGATAACAGAAACAATATCATAGCTTGATTTCTACGTTCATCATTGGGCTAAATGTATCTTTCTATGATAgcgatgataataatgatatgTTTAGAGTTCGCATACGACGAAAATAGCAAAACTTGAATACATAATTCAACTCGTTGGGAAAGATTATATGAAATCCagacaatccaataatttattcttttttttccataaatgaATACATCACAGCATATGCATAAGAAAGACGTCATTGGTTACTATAACATTGTTGTGAGCTTCTAAAAAACATCCCGTCAGGCGCAAGCACTATGTATTCTACCCTAAGAAAACAATTATAAAAGCTGAAAAGCTATAGACAGGCCGAGATAAAAACTTAAAAGATGGTATGAAACTCACGACGTTAACACACCTGCATTCACAAGAACGACACATTTCTCTTCCCTTGTAACCGCCATTGCTTCCAAAATAAACTAATTAAGGCTCATTTTTGTGCATTGCTTCAAGTATCTGTGAAAGCGTAAAATATTTTGCCGGAACTAGCCAGAGTACGAAGCGATTGATTCTTGCTGCGAAAgagtagaccattttacagttgcgtgcttagttgcctggccttcgaataaaagtgaggctggaggtgaccttgtttggATAGAAACCTCTCTAGTTTTCTtgtgtaaattcctactaactAGCATGAGAACAACaacattaacataagaaaaacaAGGAgcgtttctatcaaaacaaggtcaccttcagcctcactttcattcaaagaccaggcaactaagtacacaactgtaaaatggtctattgaggCCGATCtacgagaaagaaaaatgacagGAAGTGCGCAACTACATAAATGGTCCGCGTATGCGTgggttttcatttttgcttgtGTCGTTTCTTGTACTTTAAGAGACTGACAAAGAAACGTCTTATTCAAGCTCGAGGCGTGTAAAGGTGCAGAAAAAAATTCTCCTCGCGTTTAAAATCGCAACTCCATCCCAGGTTGTAATTAAATGAAATCAAACGTGATCTCTATAGGCAGCCTCTTGTTCTGTTCACAGTTCATTTTGCATCCACTCGTCTTGCTTCACGAATAAAACACCACGTGTCATCTGATAGCTGATACTTCTGGTGTGTGAGAGTCTGACTTCCTCCCTGTAAGCCAGTATGTTCGTGTTTTTCCTCTTCCCTGAGAGaagtaatatatttttttttttgtaaggaAGTAAATCAGCAAATTTCTCAGTTAATTCATTTTGTTCTGTTGTTTCAAGTGTTCCCAACTAAAAGGCTGCACCACAGGTCAAActtaagggggggggggtgttcaCGATTACAACGGAATTGCCAACAGTGAAGATTTTTTATAGCAATTCTCTTACAATTCTGTTGTCGTCTTCTATCCAAATGTTTGCATTTGAATAAAGCTTCATTTTCATCCAAGGATTCATGGCTTGGGGCATGCGAACAAAATGCAACATGATCGCCGATTTTTGTCTTGAGACAATACGTGACAATACGTGAAAACGGATCTTATAAGATATTTGCTCCCATGAATTGTTCAAGTTCTGTACAATTAGGCCGCTAGTCGACAATAAACTGAGATAACGGGTAACACAGTGCATATAAACGAAAGGTAAAGTCGATCCAAAGTTtagaaattaaaaaatataaatgttgTTCATACCTTGAGCTCTATCTGTCCACGAAGTTCTGTTTGGAAATCTGTTCCTTTTAAGGCTTCGTTACAGCTTTCACTGATTTGAATTCGCATGGGCTGTatacgaaataaaaaaaagttttcaaaatcaTCCACTTAAATGGATTGGAGaataacttttaaatttttaaatatagTTTCACCAATAGATTTCACAAGCAGGTCGTTTAGCCAAGACACTTTATAATCTACTGTTTCAGAAATCTTCTCCTAAGAAAGACAATTCACAATGTTGCTCAGTTGATGACACTTTGGCATTATGCGTAGTATGTCGTGTGTCATAGATCAATATTAATGACGAAACTCTACATCCGGCTATATCCTCCCTGTATCCCCCCTACTAAATCTCCCCTATTGCGTGTAAATGAGGAAGGAATTCGAGCATTGTCCTATTTTGATACGTGCTAGCGTTCTAAATAAGTGCTCAAGTTGTTTTTTGAGGCTTTCACGAGAGACAAAACGCATGCAAGCAAGACCTCTCGTCCGCACAGGCGTGTGTTGTCCTGCACAAGCTCCGAGTAAAAATTCTGGCTGTCTTTCCTCGAGAACGTGCCACACTTAGTACGTATATATATACACACTCACCAAACATGTTGTCCTAAGTCTCGCAGCTATGTTTACACTATCGCCAAATAAGCAATACTGAGGTGTCTTCTCGCCAACAAGACCAGCTGCTACAGGACCCGTGTGCATTCCTGAAATTGAATAAGTAATGTATAATTCTGCCCAACTTATCACTTTTCTGTGCCAAGCAACTATAAGATGAATAGATGGATTCTTATTATGTTATTACCCGGGTGCTCAAAGGTTGGATGGCATTATCCATTCGATAAATACCCGTTCAATGGACAAGGTACTCGGTTGTGGCAGaacttatccaatggataaggATTTGTTCAATGGATCGTCGTACCCAACCGTCAAATACAACTAGGGTCTGGTGAGTGAAGTCTTTAGAAATGTATTTTTCCAGTGGAATGTACGCAATATTTAATAgctggttcatggttagcgcgCGTGCGTCGAGTTACggatgcacgcgggaggttgctacGCACGAAAGAAGTGCGAGAGTCGCATGCATATGCACGAGGCGATCGCGGGGTGCTACTCTAGCTTCTTGGTTAGCATGCGTCTATAAGAGTTATAGAGTacgctgatgacgtaagcaaattCCTTGGTTCAAATTGCGTGAGTTAGCCCGTTACGTTAtaatttactttatttttacttctaCTTAGTTTTGGCATCTAGAGGCACCATCCTCAAGTTAATAGCGAAAAACAAATAACTATAACCTTAACTTAACATGATTGCAATGCACGTTTTTTATCCCTAAAAATGTCTGATACATAAATACATAAGGTGTCAAAATGTCACGTTTTAATACGCAATACAGAATGAACAAATGTAGCCTTACCTATTGTTATTGTCAATGGGCCCCCCGTTGAAGGATCTTTCAAATCGTCCATGGACTGCACAATGTCAAGGGCCATTGCAGCAACGGGCTCAGTGTGTTGCTCCTTCCTCACAGGTATACCATTAACCACCATATATTGAGCGTCCCCAAGAGTCTCGAACTATGAAGGAGGGAAGTATTGAATGAGAAGTGTAAACATGGTCCGGGATCGAGACTGGAGAATTTCTATTAATGTTACAAAATATCGACGACATTTGCTACTGACAAACTTTAGTTAGCTTCACTTCATGACTTGATCACTAAACGCCAATCAAATTATCACCCGACCTTGCAAATGCAAATGGTGATGGTAGGCTGTGTTAGAAGGGTAAAAGGCTGCGTTTGCTTAAATATACTCTGCGTCCCACTAAACGTACCACCAATCCTGCTACCACAAGCTCGAAACCTGCCCTTCACGTGATGTTTACAAattaaagaaacattttttgggGGTTGATGAAAGTCAGCATTTCGAAAGTGATGAGACATACACTGAGCAAAGTTTGAGAAATTTGATGCTGCTATGCGTGAAGGTTAGCGCAAATTGTCCAATCTGATTATAGATTGGGAAATTCCGACAACGAGTTGCAGAGCGATTATAAGCTGTCCTGTAggaaaaatgaagagaaatttgACACGTCAGGATGCTTACATTGGGATTTCTTGTACATCGTGACATCTGTGGCATACCAAGACAAAATGCAGTGCAACTTGCAGTATCCATATGCATCCCATCATGCCTTACAACGCCACAAAATAACTGAACATTTTAATTTAACTCAGAGGATACAATGTAACTTTAAGGAGTTGCTAAGTTACCTTGTAAACGTCATGTTTCTCGCTCAGATTATCaaaagtcaaaaacattttgttgaCAAGATTAACAACTTCCATAGGCATGACCTTGCTGCAAATATTATCAAATCCATCTAGATAGCTAAACATGATGGTGACGCTGTCAAAATGCTGATAAAAGAATACATAACATCAATCAGATTTAGCACAATAACTACAACTTTTGCGTTCGAAACCGAAATATTTTATCATCGTTTATAATTACAAATAGACCTTGAGATCCATATTCGTACAAGCTCAAGGCCTGGAATCGCGTTTAACTTTATAGAGGATTTATTTGATTGTGGTAGCTTTTCTGTCTAATGTGATTCACGCAGCTGAcaaaaattgctgatttcgaCTCTTGCTTTGACGAAATTGCGTTCGCTGAATAAATTAATCGGGTAAATTCCATGcgaattttcattttgctttagGCATCTTGCAGCTGAGATCTTGTTATTGATGAATCAATTAGAAATTTTTCCAGCAAAATGGTCCTGGACCAATATTTCTTCTGTCCACATTACTATCGAAGGCTAAGGGAGATTTAATTTTATTCAGCAATGATTTATATGGCGTATTTTATGCTATCGGTGATGTTTTTACGCCGTTAACGCGATTGCATTAAATACCTCGCATGTTTCAACGGCCCTCTGTCCTTCTTTTAATCGATCAACGACCGCTTTAGGCATCATTCGACACAGCAACTGCTCACTTCTTTGTCTTTCCTGTTCAAGTTTCTCCAAACTTTCTTCCAGACTTTTTCCACGGTCCAAAAGCTATGGTAAAGATAGAGCATGACAAGCAAATCATGGTTAAGCACTTTTCGGTCTCATTGTCTCATGTTTAGCATCATCATGAAGAGCTTTGATTCTTCTCATCCTTCTCGACTAAGTCAAGGTTTGGCCAGAAGCTGTTATTAATTCTGAAGGACTGAAGCATAAAATTTGTGCCGTGATAAAAACAATGCAGTTACTGGTCTTTTTCAGTTTAATTGTTTCCTGTAGCTTCTCGTTGCTCCTAACTAGTCACGACCTAATGAGAGATCCTTCATAAACTTAGCGGTTAATCCTCCCTTGATCAGGGCCGTTGCTTTTCCTTTGTGCGTGAAACTCGATCGCTCCTTTCTTCAACGAAACAACTAGTCGCTAGACTGGTATGAACTGCGCTCCACCGCAAGCCTCTGTTGGGATTCATAGTTTACTTTTTTGTCCAGTCCCTCTTTTCGCAGTAATAACTCGCGCCGTAATTGGACGGCATTAGCATGGAAAACCCACCAACTAACCCTcgcctccccctccccccccccaaaaaaaaggcgataaattaataaataaaaggaaaacACTGCAATTTTAGCTCCCAATTCCTACCTGGTCACGTGCATATTCAAGCTGTGGAAGAGACTGGATACCAGAGAGAACCATTTCTTGTGAGGAGCCGTACAATCCTAGATCACTCATGTACATTCCGGAGCGAGCCATTTCATCTAAGTTTGCTATCCTAGTGGATGGTCGTTTCATTAGTCATAAATCATGtgtgttaaaataaaaatgactaTTTGATTGTCCAAGAAAAACTTACTGCAGAGACAGATCAAACAATGTAGTATACGGCACGTCAACATAAACAATCCACGCAGTACATCTCTTAGGCGGTAAAGAAACGAAAGCTTGAAAAAAATCAGTTCTTAACCAGATTGCGATATCGGTGCGGTGCACCGATTGAACGGTCAGGTCAACTTGCAATGAATTGTTAGTAACAAGTCCCTAAAATATGGACGAATGAAAGAAATGCATGCTCACTACGGAAAGCTTTGGAGATCTGAATTTAGTTTCAATCTTTCGGTTCATAACCACTTGGATCTTCCGTGATCCCTTCCGAAAGACTAGTTTGCATTGTTTgcatatagagcagttttcaaatgactgtcgaaaaaccaaaaccaaagtaattactccgaccaatcacaacaggagcaggcagcgcgatgaaccaatcacaatcccTAGAAAATATCTGTAAGTCGCTCAGagggcgggaaaaatcacgcatacatggtgtgattggttttggttttgattctcattggttgaaaaactggcgcgactcttttaagccaatcactaagcgtagcaatcgcaatcacgtaattactttcaacagtcatttgaaaactgctctaattaGAATCAAGCAGTAAATGAAGTGGTTCTGCACCAACCGCCCCCCTTTGTAAGCGCTATTCACAGGATAAATCATCTGTCATAACTCAATAGACCCTTTTTATCGATACGGCAGCCATCTTAAATGATATCCTGAAAATACATTATGGAAATACCCAGCGGTCAAATGCATACCAGTTTGTTAAGGTACTAA belongs to Acropora muricata isolate sample 2 chromosome 9, ASM3666990v1, whole genome shotgun sequence and includes:
- the LOC136927897 gene encoding uncharacterized protein, with amino-acid sequence MALFVLKPLILLSAMVVLFLSFTPMYMLKVQKTQIEEAKDRNSFWCLSCANVTQDSCDENLNKTICPKADSCILISTKTFFTRKCANSELRKLMTKKGNCSKTAFNTMECSVAGKKKYRVSWCKKPGCKAGFWCSTCQSSSPEACDASSKNSTCPKADSCMVFQSEKVFARKCVNKAFIDEITNGCLNISAASRSCNDDKRHTSYQVAWCDRPGCKAEIPSVFIKGKKRLGVFLHNSGSTAKGRY